AGCACGTGTGTAGTCGGCTCAACACCTTCTGTATCCAATTCATTTAACTTCTCGGCATATTGTAAAATCGCATTCAGTTGGCCGGTAAACATCTGCTCTTCTTCAGGCGTCAAATTCAAACGGGCCAACTTCGCTACATGCTGAACATCCTTATCGGTAATGCTCATGGCTTTGCATCCTCCTTCATGCCCCTATCCAGTTAAAGGGGTAAAGTCTGTCACGACAACTTTTCTCATTATATTGTAGAAGCATGCAAGATTCAATCCAAACAGCTTGAAGCTTGCTGCTTCGAAGTTACTTTTCCATTCCATCAAAAAAAGAGTCGGCCTCAGCCGACTCTTCTAAATCCAAGCACGAAGATTCACTTGTTTGATGAAATCCGCCTGGGATATTGCTTCCTTGGTTTCTTCTTCCTCTTCAACACTTTCCAACTCGCCGTTCATCACTTGATGAAACAGCTTCTCATTATATGTCGACAGGGCGAAATCGATGAGCGCTTCCCGCTCGACCCGCTCAGCTTCCTGCTTCAACACGATTGATTCCAGCTCGACATCATCTGCCGGAACAAAAAAATTACGGTTGAGGCTCGGAATCCGAATGACGTAATCGAACGCATTGTCCGGATTTCGGTCATAAGCGATGATATAACCGTATTGACCGATTGGAAGATTCTGCTCAAAGGCGTCCGCAACGATTGTAATCTTTTCCCCTAAACGCAGCATCGTCTACCTCCTGAGTGTCTATCCTTTTTTAAGAGATAAGAAAATATAAACTTCAGAGGTTTATCATCCTTATCTCGCAAGAAAAACTTCCGCTAAATACGGTCTCTCTTCCGATAACGTACGTCGATGACGTTTTTCTTGTCTTCATAGTCTACTAAAAAAAGATAGAGATGTCCATGTGATTCAGATAAAACCTGAATCTCCCATGAAAACTAGGATTGCGGGGACAGCGGACTCCTTCTAAGCAGCCTCGCGGCAACGATAATCGACACCGCCATAATCAGCATGGCAACGAGTACCGGTGACCACGCGCTGCTCCCTGCGTCAAGAATTCGCTCAGCGGCCATGCTGCTTAAACGGCCCGGACTCCATAGAACGCGGGAGGGCAGCAAACCGGATAAGAGCGAAAGTACGCCGGCAACTGCCAAGCTGATGAAGGCCGCAGCCGGCCCGCGAAGGACGGCACCGAGGGGCAGCACAAGCGTTACGATCCAGGCCAGCCATACAGCATATAAGCCCCCGCCGCTGGTAACCGATCCCCATTCCAAAGGACCGATGAGCTGATACGTGTAATATGCAGCACCGCCAAGTCCAATCGCAAAAGAAACGACCAGCAGCGTCATCAAGGCGGCCCATTTGGCAGACATCATGGGGATCGTGGATACCGAGCGGGCGAGAATAAGCTCAGCCGTGCCGGTGGCTCGCTCCCCTGCTACCGTGTTCATTCCCGCCAGCACAAGCACCAGCAGGCCGATGGTGCTGAATTGGCTCAAGGTTGATGCCATGACATTCTCGGCGGACGGGACGGTAAATAATGCCGCCGCTTCCGGGGGCAATTCCCCGGCCATGGTCAGGATATCCGGCAAATAATAGGTGGAAACCGGCTGCATAATGCCAAGAAGCAGAAAGACTGCAGGTACCCAAATCCATTTATAGGTCCGGCTTGCCTCGAGCATTTCTTTTTGATAATAAATCCAGAACGACTTCATGAGCCCACCACCTTCATAAACATATCCTCGAGCGAAGACGTGCCTGCTTCAAAACGAAGCAGTTCGATTTCGTCATCGGCAAGCTCCTTGATTAAAGCAGCCCGCGCAAGATCCATATCCGTCACCATCAGCTTGGCGCCGCGTTTGCCGAGTTCGATCTCATGCACATAAGGACGGTTCACAAGACTGTCGAGCCAAGCAACCTCCCGCTCCCCCGGTTCAACCTCAATCGATAGGACCGGCTGGCGATATTTCGTGCGAAGTTCGCTAAGCGCGCCTTTCTCCGCAATTTCCCCGTCTACCATCAGTACCATGTCATCGCAGATTTCCTCCGCATCGTGAAGCACATGGGTTGAGAACAGAACGGTGACTTCCCCGCGCAAGCGGCCCAGCAGGTCCATAACCTCACGACGCCCGATCGGATCAAGCGCCGATACCGGCTCGTCCAGCATGATCAGCTCAGGCTTATGCACCAGCGCTTGAGCAATGCCAAGCCGCTGCTTCATTCCGCCGGAGTAACCGGATATTCGGCGTTTGGCTGCCTGCTCCAGGCCAACCATTTCGATGACTTCCCGACTTCTCTTATTAGCCTCTCGTCCGGATATTCCCGACAGCTTGGCGCTGAAAGACAAGTACTCCATGCCCGACATCCAGCTGTAAAACTTCGGATACTGAGGCAAGTAACCGGTCCGTTGACGCCAGCCGTTCGTTTGCGTATCGGCTGAACCATATCGGATCTCACCCCGGGTTGGAGGTATTAATCCAGCCAGCATCCGCAGTGTAGTTGTTTTGCCGGCACCATTAGGACCAAGCAGGGCCGTACAGCTTCCTCGCTGCAATTCAAATGAAATGCCCTTAACCGGCGTGATGCTTCCTATGCTTTTGGTCAATTCATGAATGCTTAAAATTTTTTCCGTCAAGCTTCTCTCCTCCCCGCAACAAAATAAGCAACGCTGCCAAGAAGGTTACCCAGCAGTATAATCAACACCCATACCCATCTCGGTCCACGTATGTTTGCCGGCTCTGCCCGAAACAAAGATATCAGCCCCGTTACTGCGAGAATGGCTTGCAATGCAAGAATCGGCCAGATCAATCCCCAATTAATTTCCATAATAATCCCCCATGTTCCGTATATAATGAAGAAACTTAAGACTTGCGGTCATCTTTGTGGATGACGAATATCCAGTAAAAGAGCAGCGGCATCGGCATTGTCGTAGACCCCCATATCCCCCAGAACCAAGCCATCTTGCCAAGCCCCCGCTTCCTCGCATCCAAGAAAAGCCATGTCCCTTGAATCAGCACAAGCACAACGGCAAGGATGATCACTCCCAGCGGGCTCTCGTTAACTTCATTCATCAGATCCCCTTCTTTCCGGCAGATCTCAGACTCTTGGAAAATACAAGAACGGAAATCCCGGCAACCATGCCGAACCCGTGAATAAACAGTAGGATCTTCGGCGCCGCCAAGGCAGCCATCAATCCGCCACCAACGATAAAGAGTGAAATCAGAAGAAAGAGCAGCAATTCGTATTTCATCCGCCGCCGCTTGCGCTCCAAGGTATGAACGGCCAGCGTATGCAATCCTTCCAGGGATGGGGATGGCGCATCCTCAAACAATTGATCCACCCGCTCCATTTCTTTGGTAAATCCTTCAATCCATATTTCGTCCTCATGCTCAGGTCCTTTGACCATCGTCACCCATCTCCTTTCGCAGCTGTTTGATACCGTAGGCTGTTCGTGATTTCACCGTTCCTTCGGGAATACCGAGCATCGTTCCGATTTCATCATAGCTATAGCCGTAATAATGCTTCAGCAGGATGGCAATCCGGTGATCCTCAGATAAGCGGGATAATCCATTCAACATATCCGTCCAATCTTCTCCCCGCCGCTCCATCTGCCAGCGCATCCGCCTTGCCGACTGAACCGCCTCCTGCTCCAGCCATTTCTTCTCCCGTTTCTTACGCCGGGTGCTATCTATGAACAACCGGGTAGCAATGGTAATCATCCAGGAGGAGAAGGACGAAGTCCCGTTATAACGGTTCATATTCTCCATGCATCGAACAATGGTATCCTGTGCAGTATCCTCTGCAACCATCGGGTCCATCGTCACTTTTAGCAAATATTTATAAAGAAAGGAATAATGCTGCTTGAACAGCAGCGCCATAGCCGCTGCATCTCCTAATTGCGCTTGTTGTATCAAGCCCTCTTCATCAGGGATCATGAAAAAATCATCACCTTCTTTCGCATTCCAACCGTAATACGATTAACAACAGCCAATCGTTCAAATGGAGTTTTATATTTATCCTGTACCGAATGATATCAATTATTAAAACCTATCATGACGGTAAGAAATTCATCGATATCTGTAAAAAACGCAAAAAAAAGCAGCCGACTAAAAATCGGCTGCCCTCTCCAATAGAAAGAATCCATTCAGTTCATGATGAGGGTGTCATGTTCGCATGTCATCTATTGATTAAATCGTATAACCTGCAGCCGATGATGCCATGGCTGCTGCGCGATCCCTTCATCCTTCACCAGCCTGTCCCAGACAACTGAGGATATTTCCGTCTGAATCTGCCGGTGGAACTCCGGTTGTCGATCAATCGCTTCGCTTCTTGTAACACTCCCGTTCAACAGCGATAGATGATCTTTCCTCACTGGCGTTTCCCCCTAATCACGTCCATGCCAAAAAACTCCCCATAAAATAAAAGAACGCAAACCGGGATGAATTCCACAGTCTGCGTGCTTCGCATGGGTAACAATTAATTAATCGTATTGTATCAATGATGTCCAGGTTTGTCCAGACAAAGTTTCCCGATTTATGTCGGAAGCTATCTTATCGTCTGGCAGGAACGTAAGGATTCCGCTGCTTTTCATAACCGATGGTTGTTCGAGGACCATGGCCGGAATACACAACGACCTCATCCGGGAAGGTATACAGCGTATTTTGAATGGAATCAATCAAATCACGTTCACGGCCTCCAGGAAGGTCCGTTCGCCCAACCCCAAGACGGAACAGCACATCGCCGGAAAACAGATCATTTCCACACTTAAAGCTTACACTTCCGGGGGAATGTCCCGGTGTATGAAAGACGCTGAAGGTATGTCCGATGAGCTGCAGCTCAAGTCCATCCGCCAAATCGTACTCAGCCGGCTCGGTGGACAGCGGTTCCGTTACCTGCGGCCACATCATCGAGCCGTTAAGCTTCGGATTGGACAGCCATTCACTCTCCAGGGTGTGCAGGTAAACAGGACAGCCCTTCAGCTTGCGGATCTCCTCAACGCCCCCCATGTGGTCGAAATGCGCATGGGTCAGCAGGATCGCTTCAATCTCCAAATCGGCTATTCGCTTCACAAGCGGCCCCGGGTTCATGCCAGGATCGATAATGATCGCTTTGCCTTCTACAGGCCCTGTCAGTAAATATGCATTCGTCTGAAGCGGTCCTAAATTAAAGGTCTCAATATGAAGTGTCATGATTAGAACCCTGACATCAGTTCACGCAATTCCTTAATGATGGCAGCGTGGAACTCATACCCTTCCCCGTAGGCTTGAATAATGCTTTGCCGCGCGACCGCAAGGTTGTCCTGATAGTCCGATGCTTCACGATCCGGATTGTTCTGCTTGAACTCAATCATAAACTTCTGAACATGCGCCGGACGCGGTCCCCACGTGCCGAGAACATGTCCCCCGGTATCCGAAATAATAACAACCGGAATGGAACGGGCACCCATGGTCAGGAACTGATCCATGACGTCCAGATTCTCTTCCATAATCAGCACTTCCGTCTCAATTCCCGCGGTCTCCATCGCGCGAAATACGACAGGGATATTGCGCGCAACATCGCCGCACCAATCCGCTGCCAGAATGAGGACCCGCAGATCATCCCTGAAATTGAGGCTTTCAAAAAACTCTTTATCCTCTTCATTCTCCCAGACAAACTGTTCATATCCTGCCTTGAACGTCTCCTGGTTCTTCTGCATGCCGTCCATAAATTGCTGTGGAGATATGCCTGTCCCCAAATGATTTGCCATATTCATACTCATTCGTTATTTCGACCTCGCCTTCGATGATTTTATCCATTTTATCAGAAAATAAAGAATCATGACGGCCAATGCCCCCAGCAGAATTTCCTGCACGTACGGACCTGCCTTCTCGTCAATATGCTCCCATTGATCGCCCAGAAGCAATCCGAGGTATAAGAATAATGCCGTCCATGGAATAACGGCTAGGGTGGTCAGCAGCGTAAACCTTCCCACAGGCATCTTGGATATGCCTGCCGGTATGGAAATCGCATGCCGTACCACCGGTACAAACCGTGCCGTAAATATAACGCCGGTACCATACTTGCCGAACCATTCTTCAGCGTAATCGATATGCTTCTTCTTAATCAATATGTACTTCCCGTACTTCTCCAAAAAGGGCCTGCCTCCGTAACGGCCGATCCAATAGATAAACAACTGTGCGAGCACGCCGCCAACGGTACCAAAAATCATGGCTCCGATAAAGTTAACTTCACCTAGGGATACCAGATAACCGCCATAGGCAAGTACAATCTCGCTTGGAATGACCTCCACCATTAAACCTATCATGATTCCAAAATAGCCCAGCTGCTGGATCCATTCAAACAATCGGCCTACAGCCTCGTATAAGAATTCCACGCTTGTCCCCCGCTTTCTTCCTGCGTTGATTTCTTATACTAGCCTATTCTAACACAGCTCAGGACATGCCTTCTACTGCGCCCAATTA
This Paenibacillus sp. JZ16 DNA region includes the following protein-coding sequences:
- a CDS encoding thioredoxin family protein, with the protein product MSMNMANHLGTGISPQQFMDGMQKNQETFKAGYEQFVWENEEDKEFFESLNFRDDLRVLILAADWCGDVARNIPVVFRAMETAGIETEVLIMEENLDVMDQFLTMGARSIPVVIISDTGGHVLGTWGPRPAHVQKFMIEFKQNNPDREASDYQDNLAVARQSIIQAYGEGYEFHAAIIKELRELMSGF
- the sigY gene encoding RNA polymerase sigma factor SigY, whose protein sequence is MIPDEEGLIQQAQLGDAAAMALLFKQHYSFLYKYLLKVTMDPMVAEDTAQDTIVRCMENMNRYNGTSSFSSWMITIATRLFIDSTRRKKREKKWLEQEAVQSARRMRWQMERRGEDWTDMLNGLSRLSEDHRIAILLKHYYGYSYDEIGTMLGIPEGTVKSRTAYGIKQLRKEMGDDGQRT
- a CDS encoding YxlC family protein, producing MVKGPEHEDEIWIEGFTKEMERVDQLFEDAPSPSLEGLHTLAVHTLERKRRRMKYELLLFLLISLFIVGGGLMAALAAPKILLFIHGFGMVAGISVLVFSKSLRSAGKKGI
- the gatC gene encoding Asp-tRNA(Asn)/Glu-tRNA(Gln) amidotransferase subunit GatC translates to MSITDKDVQHVAKLARLNLTPEEEQMFTGQLNAILQYAEKLNELDTEGVEPTTHVLHLSNVMREDEVRESLPIEKVLLNAPDEEDDQIKVPAVLE
- a CDS encoding MBL fold metallo-hydrolase, encoding MTLHIETFNLGPLQTNAYLLTGPVEGKAIIIDPGMNPGPLVKRIADLEIEAILLTHAHFDHMGGVEEIRKLKGCPVYLHTLESEWLSNPKLNGSMMWPQVTEPLSTEPAEYDLADGLELQLIGHTFSVFHTPGHSPGSVSFKCGNDLFSGDVLFRLGVGRTDLPGGRERDLIDSIQNTLYTFPDEVVVYSGHGPRTTIGYEKQRNPYVPARR
- a CDS encoding ABC transporter ATP-binding protein, with the translated sequence MTEKILSIHELTKSIGSITPVKGISFELQRGSCTALLGPNGAGKTTTLRMLAGLIPPTRGEIRYGSADTQTNGWRQRTGYLPQYPKFYSWMSGMEYLSFSAKLSGISGREANKRSREVIEMVGLEQAAKRRISGYSGGMKQRLGIAQALVHKPELIMLDEPVSALDPIGRREVMDLLGRLRGEVTVLFSTHVLHDAEEICDDMVLMVDGEIAEKGALSELRTKYRQPVLSIEVEPGEREVAWLDSLVNRPYVHEIELGKRGAKLMVTDMDLARAALIKELADDEIELLRFEAGTSSLEDMFMKVVGS
- a CDS encoding ABC transporter permease; this translates as MKSFWIYYQKEMLEASRTYKWIWVPAVFLLLGIMQPVSTYYLPDILTMAGELPPEAAALFTVPSAENVMASTLSQFSTIGLLVLVLAGMNTVAGERATGTAELILARSVSTIPMMSAKWAALMTLLVVSFAIGLGGAAYYTYQLIGPLEWGSVTSGGGLYAVWLAWIVTLVLPLGAVLRGPAAAFISLAVAGVLSLLSGLLPSRVLWSPGRLSSMAAERILDAGSSAWSPVLVAMLIMAVSIIVAARLLRRSPLSPQS
- a CDS encoding DedA family protein, producing the protein MEFLYEAVGRLFEWIQQLGYFGIMIGLMVEVIPSEIVLAYGGYLVSLGEVNFIGAMIFGTVGGVLAQLFIYWIGRYGGRPFLEKYGKYILIKKKHIDYAEEWFGKYGTGVIFTARFVPVVRHAISIPAGISKMPVGRFTLLTTLAVIPWTALFLYLGLLLGDQWEHIDEKAGPYVQEILLGALAVMILYFLIKWIKSSKARSK
- a CDS encoding PLDc N-terminal domain-containing protein — its product is MEINWGLIWPILALQAILAVTGLISLFRAEPANIRGPRWVWVLIILLGNLLGSVAYFVAGRREA
- a CDS encoding ATPase, with translation MLRLGEKITIVADAFEQNLPIGQYGYIIAYDRNPDNAFDYVIRIPSLNRNFFVPADDVELESIVLKQEAERVEREALIDFALSTYNEKLFHQVMNGELESVEEEEETKEAISQADFIKQVNLRAWI